In Dromaius novaehollandiae isolate bDroNov1 chromosome 4, bDroNov1.hap1, whole genome shotgun sequence, a single genomic region encodes these proteins:
- the LOC112989224 gene encoding zinc finger protein 892-like has protein sequence MAAPMKLWEPSSSPLNQPQPDFEQPSQEVAGESKQPELKYELLSVAKEDHQLLQEMVVNRLEEETENHEQEGLGHTEVHQVLSGSQRESIFQNGDLVCQKGEMSQNINLKTPFEDKQTEVSRKRCCNVRDLQDIAVSEKTAPGQSPYQCTVCRKSFSRSSNLLQHQRVHMTKKPCKCIECGKSFSRNSALTQHREVHRGERTFQCADCGDHFTRSSSLTLHQKTHLGEKPHVCKQCGERFRSVPELTSHQELHT, from the exons ATGGCTGCTCCCATGAAATTATGGGAGCCTTCCAGCTCTCCACTTAACCAGCCGCAGCCTGATTTTGAACAGCCATCCCAGGAAGTGGCAGGAGAAAGCAAACAACCAGAACTCAAATATGAACTGCTCTCTGTTGCTAAAGAAGACCACCAGCTCCTTCAAGAGATGG TGGTTAATAGACTTGAGGAAGAAACAGAGAATCATGAACAGGAAGGTCTTGGACATACAGAAGTGCATCAGGTGTTATCAGGAAGTCAAAGAGAAAGCATCTTCCAAAATGGTGACCTAGTTTGTCAGAAGGGTGAAATGTCTCAAAATATCAATTTAAAAACACCCTTTGAGGACAAACAGACAGAGGTCTCCAGGAAGAGATGTTGTAATGTGAGAGACCTCCAAGACATTGCAGTCTCAGAGAAAACTGCACCAGGGCAGAGTCCTTATCAGTGCACTGTGTGCAGGAAGAGTTTCAGCCGCAGCTCAAACCTTCTTCAGCACCAGCGTGTCCATATGACAAAGAAGCCTTGCAAGTGCATAGAGTGTGGAAAGAGTTTCAGCCGCAATTCAGCTCTGACTCAGCACCGTGAGGTGCACCGTGGTGAGCGCACATTTCAATGTGCAGACTGTGGTGACCATTTTACACGCAGCTCCAGCCTCACTCTCCACCAGAAAACTCACCTGGGGGAGAAACCTCACGTGTGCAAACAATGTGGGGAGCGTTTCCGCAGTGTTCCTGAGCTGACGTCTCACCAGGAGTTACACACATGA